Sequence from the Rhodohalobacter sp. 614A genome:
GCCCATCAATTACTATGATCATATCAGAGAACAGCTAAATTAAATTTTTTATTCTAAACATTCAATCACTTCTTGTAACTTGAATATAGAAGCGTTAATTTTATGGTTCTGAACACTAAAGAGTATTTAAATTATAAAGAGTAACACCAGTTATGCCACAGCATAAATCAGCAATTAAACGTTTGCGCCAAAGTAAAAAGCGCAGAGCACACAACAATACACGTCGCTCTAAGATGAGAACGCTTGTTAAAAAAGTAATGTCTGCATCAGATAAAGAACAAGCTGAAAAGAGCCTGAAAGAAGCGGTTAGCTTTATTGACCGATTGGCTGTTAAAAATATTATTCATCCGAATACAGCAGCCAGAAAAAAATCTCAGCTTACCACACACGTAAATAACCTGTCGTAACATTGTCTAAAGCTCTGCTTGTTATATTAGACGGCTTCGGTATTGCCGAAAATCCAGAAGTTAGTGCCGTTGATAAAGCCAATAAACCATTTTTCGATTCACTGATCGAAAAATATCCACATGCTCAACTTTCTGCCAGCGGCGAAGATGTAGGTTTGCCCGACGGTCAGTTTGGAAACTCTGAAGTAGGCCACCTTAATATTGGTGCCGG
This genomic interval carries:
- the rpsT gene encoding 30S ribosomal protein S20; this encodes MPQHKSAIKRLRQSKKRRAHNNTRRSKMRTLVKKVMSASDKEQAEKSLKEAVSFIDRLAVKNIIHPNTAARKKSQLTTHVNNLS